A window from Saprospiraceae bacterium encodes these proteins:
- a CDS encoding DUF1232 domain-containing protein translates to MIKIFKTVQFLQQKFKILGTRLVYSVLLMIYAYQSKNTPSWAKKIIIGAIAYLLSPFDGMPDLTPVIGFTDDLGVISFGLVAIACYIDEDVRTKAREKIHKLFKQIDENDLAAVDAKL, encoded by the coding sequence ATGATAAAGATTTTCAAAACTGTTCAATTTCTCCAGCAGAAATTTAAAATATTGGGTACAAGATTAGTGTATTCAGTATTGCTTATGATATACGCATATCAGTCAAAAAATACACCGTCCTGGGCAAAAAAAATCATCATAGGCGCCATTGCGTATCTTTTATCACCATTTGATGGAATGCCGGACCTGACTCCTGTCATTGGCTTTACCGATGATCTGGGAGTTATCAGTTTTGGCTTAGTAGCTATAGCCTGCTACATCGATGAAGACGTAAGAACAAAAGCCAGAGAAAAGATTCATAAGCTCTTCAAGCAAATAGATGAAAATGATCTTGCAGCTGTTGATGCAAAACTTTAA
- a CDS encoding thioredoxin family protein, whose translation MLRLLFILTIATVLNSCSKEEVTTPDPGNTTSAKLTDITTLSNYDATIKTGVSLMFFHATWCSICAAQKPDVEGLISDTSIKAAKLGQVDVDKNKDITAKYSVAGQPVIIIYKDNVEKHRLSGKGHSKSKLADMIKALL comes from the coding sequence ATGCTAAGATTATTATTTATTTTGACTATTGCGACTGTGCTGAACTCTTGCAGTAAAGAAGAAGTGACAACTCCTGATCCGGGTAATACAACCTCTGCCAAACTGACAGACATCACCACTTTATCCAATTATGATGCTACCATTAAGACAGGTGTAAGCCTTATGTTTTTTCATGCTACCTGGTGTTCTATATGCGCTGCACAAAAACCTGATGTAGAAGGTCTTATCTCTGACACATCTATCAAAGCAGCAAAACTCGGACAAGTGGATGTTGACAAAAATAAAGATATCACTGCCAAATACAGTGTTGCTGGTCAGCCGGTCATCATCATCTACAAGGATAATGTTGAAAAACACAGGCTTTCAGGAAAAGGACACAGCAAGTCCAAGTTGGCTGATATGATCAAGGCCTTGCTTTGA
- a CDS encoding outer membrane beta-barrel protein, which yields MARLLVLIIVLTFSFCGNAQLRIHAGGGVNFSNIDFKNLQTPKVNSATNYFISVRPELGITESISVGMDIQYSRKGYNFVDANADPISGYRFQYLDMIPQAQFKILKPLSLFGGIGLGIRTSESFKIEEIWDEAKTKLSKPAEFTYVAGLRFYPVKKISIHTQFAGTLGQFFDVEWTDAQGHVIPNVSTKLNNIQIGIGYQLY from the coding sequence ATGGCACGACTACTTGTATTGATCATTGTTCTGACTTTTTCTTTTTGTGGAAATGCTCAGCTTAGAATTCACGCCGGTGGTGGAGTAAATTTCTCAAATATTGATTTTAAAAATTTACAAACCCCAAAAGTAAACTCAGCTACTAATTATTTCATTTCAGTAAGACCGGAATTAGGTATCACTGAAAGTATATCTGTGGGTATGGATATTCAGTATTCGAGAAAAGGATACAACTTTGTCGATGCAAATGCTGACCCTATTTCAGGGTATCGATTTCAATATTTAGATATGATACCTCAGGCTCAGTTTAAAATTTTAAAACCATTATCTTTATTTGGCGGAATAGGCTTAGGGATCAGGACCAGTGAAAGTTTCAAAATAGAAGAAATCTGGGATGAAGCAAAGACAAAGCTTTCAAAACCAGCTGAGTTTACTTATGTAGCAGGTCTCAGGTTTTATCCGGTCAAAAAAATCTCCATTCACACTCAGTTTGCGGGCACTCTTGGACAGTTTTTCGATGTGGAATGGACCGATGCACAAGGCCACGTCATACCCAACGTCTCTACAAAACTCAATAATATCCAGATAGGCATTGGATATCAACTATACTGA
- the panC gene encoding pantoate--beta-alanine ligase codes for MILVVENVPNLVDLVQRNKKNGVSIGFVPTMGALHKGHLSLVRKAKRENDLVIVSIFVNPTQFNDKKDLEKYPRTLESDISLLLTARADVVFTPAASEIYPDGDQKGKDIDLGGLDSYMEGAFRPGHFIGVAQVVSDRLYMGQKDFQQFTIIAHMIRTQKIKTDLVVCKILREPNGLAMSSRNERLSKETREKAGIIYKTLQSVKKYQSTKSVSELENYGMKRLKVDPFKPEYLTICNGYTLKPVNDIAKSPYVVACVAVWADGVRLIDNIILKEE; via the coding sequence ATGATCCTTGTAGTAGAAAATGTTCCAAATCTTGTTGATCTGGTTCAAAGAAATAAAAAAAATGGAGTTTCCATAGGTTTTGTGCCAACTATGGGTGCACTCCACAAAGGGCATCTTTCCCTTGTGAGGAAAGCAAAAAGGGAAAATGATCTTGTCATAGTGTCCATTTTTGTCAATCCCACCCAATTTAATGACAAAAAAGACCTTGAAAAATATCCCAGAACGCTGGAATCAGATATTTCACTACTGTTGACTGCCAGGGCAGATGTCGTTTTCACTCCGGCAGCGTCAGAAATATATCCTGATGGTGATCAAAAAGGGAAGGATATAGATTTGGGTGGACTTGATTCCTACATGGAGGGTGCTTTCAGGCCAGGACATTTTATAGGCGTGGCACAGGTTGTCTCGGACAGGCTGTATATGGGTCAAAAGGACTTTCAGCAGTTTACCATCATAGCCCATATGATCAGGACGCAAAAGATAAAAACCGACCTTGTAGTTTGTAAAATTCTTAGAGAACCAAATGGACTGGCTATGAGTTCCAGAAATGAAAGACTCAGTAAAGAAACAAGAGAAAAAGCAGGAATCATATACAAAACACTGCAATCTGTAAAAAAATACCAAAGTACAAAGTCTGTTTCAGAGCTTGAAAATTACGGAATGAAACGATTGAAAGTTGATCCTTTTAAACCGGAATATCTAACCATATGCAACGGATATACATTAAAACCGGTAAATGATATTGCCAAATCTCCTTACGTTGTCGCTTGTGTGGCTGTGTGGGCCGATGGTGTAAGGTTGATAGACAATATTATCTTAAAAGAAGAATAA
- a CDS encoding S46 family peptidase, which translates to MKFIFKITFWIFFILPFSSFAGEGMWLPQLLKLLNEKEMKSMGMKISAEDIYSVNKGSLKDAIVHFGGFCTSELISPNGLLLTNHHCGYGQIQSHSTVTNNLIKNGFWAKNHQEELPNKGLTATFIDRIDDVSAKVLHGVTESMSPTERQSAIDKNIADVRKSYAIESYQDVVIKPFFDGNQYFAFVTTIYRDVRLVGTPPESIGKFGADTDNWVWPRHTGDFSLFRIYAGKDNKPAEYSPENVPYKPKHFLPISLDGISEGDFTMVFGFPGRTTQYLPSSAISQTLNTLNPARISIRETSLKIMDKYMREDEATKIKYASKYASIANAWKKWIGESQGLRQSNAVQKKKEYEAAFQKRLSPDSPYKNLLSDLEKQYNDIEKLALARDYHQEIALRNVEILARMSDFRKLVTQYESGGNNAYIAQVNKLKPSLTAFFKDFDNKIDQEKFGALLTLYVDNLDEKFVPEFLKRENLGMSSDESYDMMVADQFTLSSLTTEKEVMEIMALSPEKGVAAIKSDPIYALATAWADFYESEISTPYNTIKRSLDLNQEKYTKAQTEVFKEKRFYPDANSTMRVTYGNVHGYEPKDAVYYTPVTYLDGVIAKYVPGDYEFDLAPRMLELYKNKDYGIYADKNGKLPVCFIASNHTTGGNSGSPAIDAHGNLIGLNFDRVWEGTMSDLNYDPSICRNIMVDARYILWVVDKYSNAGHLIKEMKLVHPKKKMTIQKGKRN; encoded by the coding sequence ATGAAGTTCATTTTTAAAATTACTTTTTGGATATTTTTCATTCTTCCTTTTTCCAGCTTTGCCGGCGAGGGCATGTGGTTGCCACAATTGCTCAAACTGCTCAATGAAAAAGAGATGAAGAGCATGGGCATGAAAATTTCAGCTGAAGACATTTATAGTGTCAATAAAGGTTCTCTTAAGGATGCGATTGTGCATTTTGGCGGTTTTTGTACTTCTGAACTGATATCACCCAATGGCTTACTGCTCACCAATCATCATTGTGGTTATGGGCAGATTCAGTCTCACTCTACAGTGACCAACAATCTTATCAAAAATGGCTTTTGGGCAAAAAACCATCAGGAAGAACTACCCAACAAAGGACTTACAGCTACCTTCATAGACAGGATAGACGATGTGAGTGCAAAAGTCCTACATGGTGTCACAGAAAGTATGTCGCCGACAGAAAGACAAAGTGCCATAGATAAAAACATCGCCGATGTCCGAAAATCCTATGCTATAGAGTCGTATCAGGACGTGGTCATCAAGCCATTTTTCGATGGAAATCAGTATTTTGCATTTGTTACGACTATATATCGGGATGTAAGATTGGTTGGTACACCACCTGAATCTATAGGAAAATTTGGAGCAGATACAGACAATTGGGTTTGGCCTCGACATACCGGTGACTTTTCACTCTTCAGAATTTATGCCGGAAAAGACAATAAACCTGCTGAATACTCCCCTGAAAATGTACCATATAAACCTAAACATTTTCTTCCCATTTCACTCGATGGTATCAGTGAAGGCGATTTTACTATGGTTTTTGGATTTCCGGGCAGAACAACACAATATCTTCCTTCATCTGCTATATCACAGACACTCAATACTCTCAATCCGGCAAGAATATCGATCAGAGAGACGTCACTGAAGATCATGGATAAATACATGAGAGAGGATGAAGCAACTAAAATCAAATATGCTTCCAAATACGCTTCTATAGCCAATGCATGGAAAAAATGGATAGGAGAATCTCAGGGGCTCAGACAAAGTAATGCCGTACAAAAGAAAAAGGAATATGAAGCAGCGTTTCAAAAAAGACTCTCGCCTGACAGTCCTTATAAAAATCTCCTTTCTGATCTCGAAAAACAATACAATGACATCGAAAAACTAGCTCTGGCCAGAGATTATCATCAGGAAATTGCACTGCGCAATGTGGAGATCCTGGCCAGGATGAGTGATTTCAGGAAACTGGTCACACAGTACGAGTCTGGTGGAAACAATGCATATATCGCTCAGGTCAATAAACTCAAACCGAGTCTAACTGCCTTCTTTAAGGATTTTGACAATAAAATTGATCAGGAAAAATTCGGTGCTTTGCTTACATTGTATGTGGACAACCTCGATGAAAAATTTGTACCTGAATTTCTGAAAAGAGAAAATCTTGGAATGTCATCAGACGAAAGTTATGATATGATGGTTGCAGATCAATTTACACTCAGTAGCCTGACGACCGAAAAGGAAGTCATGGAAATAATGGCCTTGAGTCCTGAAAAAGGCGTGGCTGCTATAAAAAGTGATCCTATTTATGCCTTGGCAACAGCTTGGGCTGATTTTTATGAAAGTGAAATTTCAACGCCATACAACACAATCAAAAGAAGTCTTGACCTCAACCAGGAAAAATACACCAAAGCGCAAACAGAAGTATTTAAAGAAAAGAGATTTTACCCTGACGCCAATAGTACCATGCGCGTCACTTACGGCAATGTACATGGTTATGAACCAAAAGATGCAGTATATTACACTCCGGTAACCTACCTCGATGGAGTTATAGCAAAATATGTACCTGGGGACTATGAGTTTGATCTCGCGCCACGTATGCTCGAACTATACAAAAACAAAGACTATGGCATCTATGCAGATAAAAACGGAAAGTTGCCTGTCTGTTTTATAGCTTCAAACCATACCACAGGAGGCAACTCAGGAAGTCCGGCTATAGATGCACATGGAAATCTCATCGGATTGAATTTTGACAGAGTCTGGGAAGGCACTATGAGTGATCTCAACTATGACCCTTCTATCTGCCGCAATATCATGGTAGATGCACGCTATATTCTCTGGGTAGTAGACAAATACAGTAATGCAGGCCACCTCATAAAAGAAATGAAGTTGGTGCATCCGAAAAAAAAGATGACTATACAAAAAGGTAAAAGGAATTAA
- a CDS encoding CTP synthase, translating to MAKYIFVTGGVTSSLGKGIIAASLAKLLQSRGIRVTIQKFDPYINVDPGTLNPYEHGECYVTEDGAETDLDLGHYERFLNIPTSQANNVTTGRIYQTVIEKERAGAFLGKTVQVIPHITDEIKRRITLVAQDDMYDIVITEIGGTVGDIESLPYLEALRQLRREVGKDNCVVIHLTLIPYLKAAKELKTKPTQHSVKELLQAGIQPDILVCRTEHHLPKELREKLALFCNVDEKSVIEAIDAETIYDVPLLMLKEKLDKTVLKKLYIKNNNEPDLHHWKEFLGKLKNPTREINIGLVGKYNELQDAYKSIYEAFIHAGAVNECKVNVIPIHSEILENGDVGSKLKDLQGVLVAPGFGERGINGKLEAIRYIREHKVPFFGICLGMQCAVVEFCKNVLGIKNANSTEVDPKTKEPVIDLMPEQKKITLKGGTMRLGSYSCKISKNSLSQKAYGKSDITERHRHRYEFNNAYLERIESAGLLATGKNPDSGLVEIVELKDHPFFVGVQYHPELKSTVENPHPLFVAFIKAALVNS from the coding sequence ATGGCTAAATATATTTTTGTTACGGGAGGAGTAACTTCATCACTTGGAAAGGGTATCATAGCAGCATCACTGGCTAAATTGCTTCAGTCCAGAGGTATCAGAGTAACTATACAGAAGTTTGATCCTTATATCAATGTTGATCCGGGCACACTAAATCCTTACGAACACGGCGAATGCTACGTAACTGAAGATGGTGCAGAAACGGACCTTGATTTGGGTCATTATGAGCGGTTTCTGAACATACCGACATCACAGGCCAACAACGTCACTACTGGCAGAATCTACCAGACAGTCATAGAAAAAGAAAGAGCAGGTGCCTTTCTGGGCAAAACTGTGCAAGTGATTCCCCATATTACTGATGAGATAAAGAGGCGCATCACCTTAGTAGCACAAGATGATATGTACGATATTGTTATCACTGAGATCGGTGGTACAGTAGGTGATATCGAATCACTACCCTATCTCGAAGCCCTGCGACAACTGCGGCGAGAAGTAGGTAAAGATAATTGTGTGGTAATACATCTTACACTTATCCCTTACCTCAAGGCTGCAAAAGAACTCAAAACCAAACCAACGCAACACTCTGTAAAAGAGCTCCTTCAAGCTGGTATTCAGCCTGATATACTGGTGTGCAGGACAGAACATCATCTCCCAAAAGAACTTAGAGAAAAACTGGCCTTATTTTGTAACGTCGATGAAAAGTCTGTGATAGAAGCTATAGATGCAGAAACTATTTATGATGTGCCACTGCTCATGCTGAAAGAAAAACTCGACAAAACTGTCCTGAAAAAATTATACATCAAAAATAATAACGAACCTGATTTACACCATTGGAAGGAATTTTTAGGCAAACTGAAAAATCCCACCAGGGAAATAAATATCGGATTGGTAGGAAAATACAATGAACTTCAGGATGCGTATAAATCTATCTACGAAGCATTCATTCATGCCGGAGCTGTCAATGAGTGCAAGGTCAACGTCATTCCGATCCATTCCGAAATTCTTGAAAATGGTGATGTGGGCTCTAAGTTGAAAGATCTTCAAGGTGTTCTGGTTGCACCGGGATTTGGAGAACGAGGTATCAATGGAAAACTTGAGGCCATCAGATATATCAGAGAGCATAAAGTTCCATTTTTTGGTATTTGCCTGGGTATGCAATGCGCTGTAGTTGAATTTTGTAAAAATGTGCTGGGTATAAAAAACGCAAATTCAACAGAAGTAGATCCAAAAACCAAAGAACCCGTTATAGACCTCATGCCCGAACAAAAGAAGATCACCCTGAAAGGTGGTACCATGAGACTTGGATCTTATTCTTGTAAGATTTCTAAAAATTCATTGAGTCAAAAAGCGTACGGCAAATCAGACATAACCGAAAGACACAGGCATCGCTATGAGTTTAATAATGCCTATCTGGAAAGGATAGAAAGTGCCGGCCTTCTGGCCACCGGCAAAAATCCTGATTCTGGTCTCGTAGAGATAGTAGAGCTCAAAGATCATCCGTTTTTTGTAGGTGTACAGTATCATCCCGAATTAAAGAGCACTGTAGAAAATCCGCATCCGCTTTTTGTTGCTTTTATCAAAGCAGCTCTCGTCAATTCTTAA
- a CDS encoding RNA methyltransferase has translation MRKLKLDELRRPDIDTYKNSEKIPVVVVADNIRSAMNIGSIFRTADAFAVERVILCGISAVPPNREITKTAIGATESVQWHYESDIVTAVMNLENEGYYIAGVEQTDGSVSLEDTVFPIGKIAVVFGNEVEGISDAILPLMNVCIEIPQFGTKHSLNVSVCAGIVMWELMKKYKPALQEQNK, from the coding sequence ATGAGAAAACTCAAACTGGACGAACTGCGAAGGCCTGATATCGATACGTACAAGAATTCTGAAAAAATTCCAGTGGTAGTCGTTGCTGACAATATTCGATCCGCGATGAACATCGGCTCAATATTCAGAACTGCAGATGCATTTGCTGTAGAAAGGGTCATCCTGTGTGGCATCAGTGCCGTACCACCCAACAGAGAAATCACAAAAACAGCTATCGGTGCTACAGAATCTGTACAATGGCATTATGAAAGTGATATCGTCACTGCAGTCATGAATCTGGAAAATGAAGGATATTATATTGCAGGCGTTGAACAGACAGATGGCTCAGTTTCATTGGAAGATACCGTTTTTCCCATTGGAAAAATAGCTGTAGTTTTCGGAAATGAAGTAGAAGGAATCAGCGATGCTATCCTGCCTTTAATGAATGTGTGTATCGAAATCCCACAATTCGGCACCAAACACTCACTCAATGTCTCTGTCTGTGCAGGCATAGTCATGTGGGAATTGATGAAAAAATATAAACCAGCGCTACAAGAACAAAATAAATAG
- a CDS encoding Fic family protein: MGDVALLPLLLDVESKKILKKTAEAHRYLAELKGIAASIPNQNILIDTLALQEARESSAIENIISTFDDLYQSNYQAQSYISSTLKEVHAYSNALKKGFELVKNSGLLTNKVILEIQAQIQSNSAGFRKLPGTKLLNEATGQMVYMPPQDYDTILLLMDNLQKYINDDEISDVDPLVKMAIIHHQFENIHPFYDGNGRTGRIINILYLIKNDLLTLPILYLSRYIIKHKSEYYRLLQYTRDSNDWEPWIIYMLDSITETSQNTIKVIKRMSSAMQQYKLVIRNEAPKIYSQDLLNNLFRYPYTKIEYIMHDLNVSRNTAIRYLDQLEDLDLVQKKKIGRDNFFINKALIELLIYPI; this comes from the coding sequence ATGGGTGATGTAGCATTACTTCCTCTGTTATTAGATGTTGAGTCTAAAAAGATTCTTAAGAAAACTGCAGAAGCACATAGGTATTTGGCAGAACTTAAAGGTATAGCAGCATCCATTCCAAATCAAAATATTCTGATAGATACTCTTGCCTTACAGGAGGCAAGAGAGAGCTCTGCTATTGAAAATATAATTTCAACATTTGATGATTTATACCAATCGAATTATCAAGCACAATCTTATATTTCATCAACTTTAAAGGAAGTGCATGCTTATTCAAATGCCTTGAAGAAAGGTTTTGAATTGGTGAAAAATTCCGGACTCTTGACCAATAAGGTGATTCTTGAAATTCAAGCACAGATACAAAGTAATTCAGCTGGCTTTAGAAAGTTGCCAGGAACAAAGTTATTAAACGAAGCAACCGGACAAATGGTCTATATGCCTCCGCAGGATTATGACACCATACTTTTATTAATGGATAATTTACAGAAATATATTAATGATGATGAAATCTCAGATGTTGATCCTTTGGTCAAAATGGCTATTATTCATCATCAATTCGAGAACATCCATCCATTTTATGACGGAAATGGAAGAACAGGACGTATCATTAATATACTCTATCTGATCAAAAATGATCTATTAACGCTCCCTATTCTTTATTTAAGTAGATACATCATCAAGCATAAATCAGAATATTACAGATTGCTTCAATACACTAGAGATTCAAATGATTGGGAACCATGGATTATATATATGCTGGACTCTATTACAGAGACTTCTCAAAATACAATAAAGGTTATCAAACGAATGAGTTCAGCAATGCAACAATACAAATTAGTCATAAGAAATGAAGCACCTAAAATTTACTCTCAGGACTTACTTAATAACCTTTTCAGGTATCCATATACTAAGATTGAATATATTATGCATGACTTGAATGTCAGTAGAAATACGGCAATAAGATATTTAGACCAACTTGAAGATTTAGACCTAGTCCAAAAAAAGAAAATTGGCAGAGATAATTTCTTTATAAATAAGGCATTAATAGAATTACTTATCTACCCTATTTGA
- a CDS encoding transposase, which translates to MFCAERSKRNIERMVEKSKADYQSQQHFISDSPWSTSDLMMEVAKKVNKDLGDRKLQALNIDENSNKKSGKHSVGVSRQYNGIEGKIENSQTGVFASLGSGEKVCLVNARLYLPKEWTDDRKEWKLSLRSVPRYGEHIQYTLFDDKILL; encoded by the coding sequence TTGTTCTGCGCCGAACGCTCCAAGCGCAATATAGAACGAATGGTAGAAAAGTCAAAAGCCGATTATCAATCTCAACAGCACTTCATTTCAGATTCACCCTGGAGTACTTCGGATCTCATGATGGAAGTGGCTAAAAAAGTCAATAAAGATTTAGGGGATCGAAAGCTACAAGCGCTCAATATTGATGAAAATAGTAACAAAAAATCAGGTAAGCACTCCGTTGGAGTCTCCAGACAATATAATGGCATTGAAGGAAAGATCGAAAATTCACAAACAGGCGTATTTGCGTCGTTAGGAAGTGGTGAGAAAGTGTGTTTGGTTAACGCACGTTTATATCTTCCAAAGGAGTGGACAGATGACCGAAAAGAGTGGAAGCTATCACTCCGAAGCGTACCGAGGTACGGAGAGCACATTCAATATACTTTATTCGATGACAAAATACTGTTATAA
- a CDS encoding DUF2007 domain-containing protein: protein MRTENYITIRTYHDRIVGELMVTALHEAGIQTFQFEGHRTILPNDIFEIKVHEDDVDDALAIIENKELN, encoded by the coding sequence ATGCGTACTGAAAATTATATCACAATAAGAACATACCATGATCGTATCGTTGGCGAACTCATGGTAACAGCATTGCATGAAGCAGGTATTCAGACTTTTCAGTTTGAAGGGCATAGGACCATTCTTCCAAATGACATCTTTGAAATCAAAGTACATGAAGATGATGTGGATGACGCATTAGCCATTATTGAGAATAAGGAGCTGAATTAA
- a CDS encoding DUF4153 domain-containing protein, with protein sequence MNNLLQKINIQGRFAEISKRFPLVMIFALITTITLILTVEDDSGKIFRWPVAGFIGFLAALLWTLYCEAQSFSRKIFITGTLILIILLGIFYMMIPTDFSTGHPCFWLSTIGLSIVLHLLISLIPYTKNYNTSHFISYNVTLFNSWMQSALFALLAYLALVLAILALDELFNLDVNSIFYFRLFIFITGLVQTTLFLSEIPDKFDESPAVVPKSVFKVIVAYLFIPVTILYAVILYAYFFRLILTDHSMVQWTYIMVLWYLSIGVLTWLLSGYLDHGDKSYISVFRKWFFILSIVPLVMLFFSVNNNIEMSGIREEFYFSALAAVIISLIFMYFFISKNKDYRIWPIAGILFCVIAFWSGPFSACKVPVINQQKKLVQEMETKGMIKDRIMVVDKSKKYQDSAGIITNKLYYLESRNALGYIKDYDKNNLITSPKDSITSSDIIKSYGLNTFFPTSNIYKEYTHPAFNTYDIKGYDLIIPMSSFGEALSKEFLKVDGQKCILYIDGNKKGEFDVSDFVS encoded by the coding sequence ATGAACAATCTGCTCCAGAAAATAAATATTCAAGGGAGATTTGCTGAAATCAGCAAACGTTTTCCACTGGTGATGATCTTTGCGTTGATCACTACCATCACCCTCATCCTGACAGTGGAAGACGATAGTGGCAAAATTTTCAGATGGCCTGTTGCCGGATTCATCGGATTCCTTGCTGCATTATTATGGACATTGTATTGTGAAGCTCAGAGTTTTTCCAGAAAAATCTTTATCACAGGTACTTTAATCTTAATAATTTTACTTGGCATATTCTACATGATGATTCCTACTGATTTTAGTACAGGACATCCGTGTTTTTGGTTATCTACCATAGGTTTGAGTATCGTTTTGCATCTGCTGATATCTCTCATACCTTATACAAAAAACTACAATACATCTCATTTTATCTCGTACAATGTTACTTTATTTAACAGCTGGATGCAATCTGCACTTTTTGCACTTCTGGCATATTTAGCACTTGTTCTGGCTATATTGGCACTGGACGAACTTTTCAATCTTGATGTAAATTCGATTTTTTATTTCAGATTGTTCATTTTTATAACGGGATTGGTTCAGACCACTTTATTCCTTTCTGAAATTCCGGATAAGTTTGACGAAAGTCCTGCTGTTGTACCAAAATCGGTATTCAAAGTGATCGTAGCATACCTCTTTATTCCTGTCACTATCCTGTATGCTGTCATACTCTATGCGTACTTTTTCAGACTGATACTTACTGATCACAGTATGGTGCAATGGACCTATATTATGGTATTATGGTATTTAAGTATTGGTGTTTTAACCTGGTTGCTCTCCGGGTATTTGGATCATGGGGATAAATCGTATATATCTGTATTCAGGAAATGGTTCTTCATTTTGTCTATCGTTCCACTCGTGATGTTATTTTTTTCAGTGAATAATAATATTGAGATGAGTGGTATCAGGGAAGAGTTTTATTTCAGTGCATTGGCAGCTGTGATAATATCTCTTATTTTTATGTACTTTTTCATTTCTAAAAACAAGGATTACAGGATATGGCCTATAGCCGGTATTTTATTTTGTGTCATAGCTTTCTGGTCAGGTCCTTTTTCAGCCTGCAAAGTACCTGTGATAAACCAACAGAAAAAATTGGTACAAGAAATGGAGACAAAAGGTATGATCAAAGATAGAATTATGGTAGTCGATAAATCTAAGAAGTATCAGGACAGTGCCGGGATCATCACCAATAAGCTTTATTATCTTGAATCCCGCAACGCACTCGGCTACATCAAAGACTATGATAAAAATAATCTCATAACATCACCAAAGGATAGTATCACGTCATCTGACATTATAAAATCATATGGGTTAAATACTTTTTTTCCAACTTCTAATATTTACAAAGAATATACACATCCAGCATTCAACACCTACGATATCAAAGGTTATGATCTGATAATTCCGATGTCATCATTTGGCGAAGCACTAAGTAAGGAATTCTTAAAGGTGGACGGTCAAAAATGTATATTGTATATAGATGGTAACAAAAAAGGCGAATTTGATGTATCAGATTTTGTGAGTTGA